The following DNA comes from Camelina sativa cultivar DH55 chromosome 14, Cs, whole genome shotgun sequence.
TAGCTTCTGCTTTTTCTGTGTGATGTTTCTCATCTGATCACTTGCCCATGgtaaacaaaaacgaaagaCTGAGCAATCATATGGGGGATGCAGTGAACATAATTTAAAGTGACAAGGCATGAATACCCTAGCATAAATAGCCTCCAAAAATCTCTCGACGTGATCAAGCCAATGGCGCATTTTGCACTTCTGAATCACGATATACATGCCATTTTTCATATCTCTTTACTCCCTGCAAGACAGGCCTAAGTCTGGGAGCAGTAATGCAGTTTGAACAGCAACATCCCTTCAAGTTGACGACACATTCTGCACAGCATCTGAACCGAAGATAGAGGTAAGTTTAGTAAAACAATGGCAACTTACCACCAGgtccatcaaaatcaaaattttgtaaatcataCACTATCTGTTAATAGACATATAAAGATGAAACAGAAGCCATAATGCAGCTCACAAGAAAAGTCGATTGCAGTCAAGGTTAGCACAGTTCCGATGTCTTAGTTCCTGAATTTGAGAATCACAAATATAGCATCTTGCAAAACTTGTATCCACAGGTGTTAGTGGAGTTTCTCTGGCTTCATCCACGGCGTTGTTACCGTAGGTAGCTGGTgggagagagagacgagagtcAAACACAAATAGATTTCCAACCCATTCAGCAGTGCCTTCTTCTTTAAGATAATGGGAAACTCCACCCTTCAATGTATACAGGTTCTTGAAACCCCGTTGtctgaaaataaatttgacttCTCACAAGAAAGttatttgggaaaaaaaaattcgaggAGATCTTAGTAAGACAATGCAGTAGTAGAAGCCGTAGTGCTACCTCAAAACTGCTGAATATACATCGCAACGTATACCTCCAGTACAGTACATCAGTATATCTGTCTTTTCCTTGTCAACGTTTATTAAAGGGTCTGAAGGAGCTTCCTATAGTGTGGAGGCATAGTCAATATTATTCACTGTTAATCTGTACCTTCAGTACTTTCTATTATGTAACCTAAGGTTGTAAATAAGAAATTTTCAGCTGCCACAGTTAAGGATGAATTGTACCTTTTCATCAGACAGACCAAAAGAAGTGTTCCGAAAGCAGTCAACTTCAGGTCTAGGTGCCCCATGAAAATGACCAACATCCCACTCATAACCTGTTCAACACCAGTAGGTTTAAGTTGAGCAAATATGTGACGCCCTTTAAGAATAAGAATCACAAACAATCATACATTTGTGCACAAGTGGAAATAAAGTggaaaaacacaacacaactaATAGAAAACTAATGATCAGTCATGTAGATACTAGATAATAAGAGAAACCAAGATTGTTTTGTTACTGTAAACAGatagaaagggaaaaaaagataTACCATTTCTGACATCCAATAATATGCAGCTTCGACCACTACTTGAAGCTCCATCATCATCCGTTAAGTCATTCAGTTTCCTTTTCCATTCAGATGGTTCTAAAGGTTGTGCTCGCATCGGTGGATCAAGCAGGGGAAGGTGTGAAATCCCCCCCTCGTactatatgaaacaaagaaacacaactaATGTAAAGTAATCTTACACCATCTTGCATTATTATCACACACCTAAGTAAGAATATTCTCATTCTGAACCATAGATTTAAAGTGGTTGTTATGGGATGCAGCTTGCCTGGACTAAGGAGGGTTTGTTCTGTAGCTTCAACTTAGGGAACGCGTGCCCATTAATAGCAGGAGAAATCTGAACAAGCAAATCCGAGAATCTATCATCTTCTTTCAACCATTCAACATATGCAAGAGCATCTTTAGATGGTCCACTGTACTGcagaaaaaacaagaattacAGAAGTTAACACACAACAAGAACTTGATATAGTAGTCACATAAACATGCAGGCACTCTCATATAGTTTGATGAAAAGAGTGCTTCAAAGCTAAAATGCGTGATTACAAAAATGATAATTAGTACCTGCGCGTTAATTCCTTGTTCATTGAGATATATCCGACCTCGTATATTCAAATCCTGGAAGAACCATAGGAAAAGCTTCAAAATTTGAACCAAGAACAAGTAATGCTAACAAGTTCAAGACTGTTTTCGAACAACTTGACAATTCACATTTTCTTAAAAGACGGACCTTTAAGAAAGAGAAGTGCTTCTCAATCTCAGCTTCGGGATCTCCGATCGATACAAACCGGTAGAAGTTTACAGCAATGAAATCTTCTCCTTCGTCATCGAATTTTGAGTGAttgtttcttcctctgtttcggCATTTGCAGGAAAAGGTCCATCTTCTTCTGCTGGTGTTCTCAGAGACGAGACGTCCTGGTCGCGAGAAGCTCTGATAGTTCAAAGCATATTGTTTGAATAGAAAAGATTGGTCGGAGGAACGAGTTTTGGTTGAAGCGAGAGGTAGTAGTGGAATAGTTAAGGAGACTGAGAGCATTGCCGCCGGCGAAACTCTCATTAATTATCTTCTTGCTGGTGgagaagagagacagagagtgAGCAACATGTTACGTTTATTTTTGATCTTAGGAAATTTTTTGTGATATGAGGCGTAAGCCCAACTCAAGCCCATTTTTATCTTATAGTATTGGTTTTggattcaaatttttatttttttctaattgaagtataataatcatttttataagATTAAATGTTTATTACAATTTTCGGTTTTGTTGTTCTGTTTAGATTAGATCCTTGTCAGGAAGTTAAATTGGATCATGAGATTTAAACTTGTTGTCGGTGTTCCTTATAATTGTACAATTAGACAAGTAATCGTATCCATCCACTAGTCAATGAAAGGGATGTCGTCAGGGTGATCGACATATGACGCCGTGAAGCTTTGACCATATTATAACACGCCAACGAGATTTATCATACATATGCTCGACCACAAACTAATACAGATATAAGTTTTGACTTtgacttttttatatatctacGCCGTCCAGCTTATATAAGTACTAAACTCTTATCCTAATTCAATTCATACTAAAAGTTTCCATAAAAAGAAAGCCTTCCTACAATGTCATCGCTTCTCTGTATCTTCCTCCTCTTTGCCGTCTTCATCAGCCACGGTGGAGCCGCTACCGAAGCTCCCGTCGAAGCAGTTAAGGACATCAATGGAAAACCTCTCCAAACACGCTTCTACTACTATATCTTGCCTGTAGTTCGCGGCCGCGGGGGTGGACTAACCATGTCCAAACCCGAGAACAAAACATGTCCAAGAAGTGTGATCCAAGACCGATTCGAAGTCTCTCAAGGCCTACCGGTtagcttctcaccatatgacaAATCAAGAATCGTCCGTGTCTCAACTGATCAAAACATCAAGTTCTCTCCAACTTCGATCTGGGAGTTAGCCAATTTCGACGAGGCAACGAGTCAGAATTTCATTTCTACTTGTGGCGTTGAAGGGAATCCGGGTCAGACAACGGTTGATAACTGGTTCAAGATCGACAAATTTGACAATGATTACAAGATCAGGTTCTGTCCTACTGTCTGCAATTTCTGCAAAGTCATCTGCAGAGACGTTGGTGTGTTTGTGCAAGATGGAAAGAGAAGACTTGCTTTAAGTGATGTTCCATTAAAGGTTATGTTCAAAAGAGCAtagatacaacaaaaatatatacaatgcTTCTGTAACaccattaataaataaataagaagtCTTTTCACTTGTTTCTACAACTTAATTAATCAAACATATTTAGAAATCATCACCACGGAAGAATGGTCCATTGAAGAATGAAGTGGAGAAAGTACCTCCACTATTGGGGAAGAGAGTGAGGAAGCAAATGAGTCCAAGGACTATACCCCAAGCAAACCTATCGTCTCCGAGAGGTGTGATTTCGTCTTTTGCAGGTGTTTCTTCACCACCGCGGAAGAAAGTTGCGAATAGCCCCCAAGCTAAACATAAGACGCTTCCGCTGAGACCTCCGATACCGAGAAGGAGTGATGTGGTAAATGAGAGAATTGCAGCTGTGCTTCTTCCAAACATTGCTTGAGCGATTCGACCTCCTTCGAGTCTTCCACATGGTAATAAGTTCAATGAAGTCACTACCATACCTGAAAACAGTTTACTTACGGtttataatatagtaaaaaacTAACAAGAGAAACCAACAAAAGTTATGAGGTTTACCCAAAAGACCAGCAAAAGCGAGAGGATCAACGGGAACTCCAACTCCTTCAACCGCATTAGGTAATACATTACCGAGATCATCCGCATAAGGACCGATAACGAATTGGATAAACGAAAGCAACGGGTTATTATCAAAGAACTGTGGCCTTATGTACCTGTGTAGAAGGTAATAAACCAATCAGAGACACAAAAACTGCATAGAAACAACAGTAACAAGAAATAAGAATTTCATCTAACAAATCCTTACAAAGCATTGTCTCCTCCATTGAAACTACCATCAGATATAAACGCGGCAGCTGCAAGAAGTAGGGAAGTCAGGTATGCACTAGCTGTACGCGCTACTGGGATATCGAATAAGGCCTTTTTATTAGGAAGCAATGACTCGTAATTGTTCATAACTCCTAAACAACCAGTCCAATTCGATGGCACCAGAAACGATGGGCTTAGTTTGACACCGTGTCGCGCAGCGGTTATTCTGGTTGCTATCTGAAACAAACAACTAACAGGTTTAGTGAGAtgtatacaacaaaaaaatctggAGCTAGCTCCCTTGATTTACTTCAGCGTACCTCTGAGACGCCTAAGATGGAGAGGAACCCGCCAAAAAGAGGAACCACATTAGCAATGTAGTCATCAAAAGTAGCGTCGGGTTTAAGGAAGAAACCACTCATAAGAGCTATGGTTCCAAAGGTTGAAACACATAAAGCAATTGCACTAATATATCCCCAAGGAGTGCTTAATCTAGTTGATTCAAATTGTAGATCGATCTCCGCCTTAGGCTGCACCATACACACCTTTACAAgcaaacaaagaacaaacaattcaatatatatagcCTTAATCATGAACCTCAAAGTTGGAGAATTTTATAGGCCTTCCGTCTACCTGTTTTGTGATCTCATTGGACCTTTCTTCCATAAACCACACAACAACATCACGCTCAGCTGCTTCAGATAGCTTTGCTTCAAGCTTAGGTGTGACTTCatcaatgggttttctcagatTCCCAATAAAGATCCCTCCATCTCCAAACCGACGAACGTCCGTAGCGAAAAACGTATCGAACCCAAAACAGCTCTTTAACTGTGCATCATCACAAAAACTCTTTCAGAAACGATgcaatccaaaacacacaaaagaatcATCATGGCCGTATAGAGAAATGAACCATTTACCTTGTTGAGATCAAGAGCCTTGAAAGTCTCTTCAGCTTTCTCAagcctttctttttctctagtcAAAGTTTCACGAGCCAAGCTGTTGAAAATTCCGATGATTGGATTCTCACTGTTGCTCTCTCTGTTCAGCTCTTTCAGCTTACGATCAGTTCTCGTCTTCTCAAGCTTTATCGCAGCTTCGATTGATGGATTCCCCATAAACTTCTTGAACTCTTCGTCCGTCTTCCAATCATTCTCTTGCTGCTTCgatttcttctcctcctcctccttctcctcttcACTGATATCTGGAGAAGGCGACGCATTTTCGTTCCCGTGGTTCTCATTTTTCTCCTCCGCTATCGCCACCGGAGACGGAGCTTTGTTAGTAGACTCACGAACTCGATCATCTTCCGCTGAACATCTCAAAGGACACATGTGCCTCGTTCTGTACGTTTGATTCTCAAGTTTGGGAGGTAATAGTCTGTAACAGCGATGAGAACGCGAACTGTGACAGGATTTGAGAGTTAAGGAAAATGAAGAGGGAGTAGATACAAAAAGGGAAGCCATGTTTACAGAAGAAACTCACAAAGATTGAGACTTGACGAAGAAGAGACATGTCTCTGCGAAAGAATTTGTAT
Coding sequences within:
- the LOC104740484 gene encoding rhodanese-like domain-containing protein 8, chloroplastic isoform X2, producing the protein MRVSPAAMLSVSLTIPLLPLASTKTRSSDQSFLFKQYALNYQSFSRPGRLVSENTSRRRWTFSCKCRNRGRNNHSKFDDEGEDFIAVNFYRFVSIGDPEAEIEKHFSFLKDLNIRGRIYLNEQGINAQYSGPSKDALAYVEWLKEDDRFSDLLVQISPAINGHAFPKLKLQNKPSLVQYEGGISHLPLLDPPMRAQPLEPSEWKRKLNDLTDDDGASSSGRSCILLDVRNGYEWDVGHFHGAPRPEVDCFRNTSFGLSDEKEAPSDPLINVDKEKTDILMYCTGGIRCDVYSAVLRQRGFKNLYTLKGGVSHYLKEEGTAEWVGNLFVFDSRLSLPPATYGNNAVDEARETPLTPVDTSFARCYICDSQIQELRHRNCANLDCNRLFL
- the LOC104740486 gene encoding probable zinc metallopeptidase EGY3, chloroplastic isoform X2, encoding MASLFVSTPSSFSLTLKSCHSSRSHRCYRLLPPKLENQTYRTRHMCPLRCSAEDDRVRESTNKAPSPVAIAEEKNENHGNENASPSPDISEEEKEEEEKKSKQQENDWKTDEEFKKFMGNPSIEAAIKLEKTRTDRKLKELNRESNSENPIIGIFNSLARETLTREKERLEKAEETFKALDLNKLKSCFGFDTFFATDVRRFGDGGIFIGNLRKPIDEVTPKLEAKLSEAAERDVVVWFMEERSNEITKQVCMVQPKAEIDLQFESTRLSTPWGYISAIALCVSTFGTIALMSGFFLKPDATFDDYIANVVPLFGGFLSILGVSEIATRITAARHGVKLSPSFLVPSNWTGCLGVMNNYESLLPNKKALFDIPVARTASAYLTSLLLAAAAFISDGSFNGGDNALYIRPQFFDNNPLLSFIQFVIGPYADDLGNVLPNAVEGVGVPVDPLAFAGLLGMVVTSLNLLPCGRLEGGRIAQAMFGRSTAAILSFTTSLLLGIGGLSGSVLCLAWGLFATFFRGGEETPAKDEITPLGDDRFAWGIVLGLICFLTLFPNSGGTFSTSFFNGPFFRGDDF
- the LOC104740487 gene encoding miraculin-like, yielding MSSLLCIFLLFAVFISHGGAATEAPVEAVKDINGKPLQTRFYYYILPVVRGRGGGLTMSKPENKTCPRSVIQDRFEVSQGLPVSFSPYDKSRIVRVSTDQNIKFSPTSIWELANFDEATSQNFISTCGVEGNPGQTTVDNWFKIDKFDNDYKIRFCPTVCNFCKVICRDVGVFVQDGKRRLALSDVPLKVMFKRA
- the LOC104740484 gene encoding rhodanese-like domain-containing protein 8, chloroplastic isoform X1, whose amino-acid sequence is MRVSPAAMLSVSLTIPLLPLASTKTRSSDQSFLFKQYALNYQSFSRPGRLVSENTSRRRWTFSCKCRNRGRNNHSKFDDEGEDFIAVNFYRFVSIGDPEAEIEKHFSFLKDLNIRGRIYLNEQGINAQYSGPSKDALAYVEWLKEDDRFSDLLVQISPAINGHAFPKLKLQNKPSLVQYEGGISHLPLLDPPMRAQPLEPSEWKRKLNDLTDDDGASSSGRSCILLDVRNGYEWDVGHFHGAPRPEVDCFRNTSFGLSDEKEAPSDPLINVDKEKTDILMYCTGGIRCDVYSAVLRQRGFKNLYTLKGGVSHYLKEEGTAEWVGNLFVFDSRLSLPPATYGNNAVDEARETPLTPVDTSFARCYICDSQIQELRHRNCANLDCNRLFLCCAECVVNLKGCCCSNCITAPRLRPVLQGVKRYEKWHVYRDSEVQNAPLA
- the LOC104740486 gene encoding probable zinc metallopeptidase EGY3, chloroplastic isoform X1, with translation MLTHYIVLLHKKPFHLFCFEFLLKLSRHFIILYTNSFAETCLFFVKSQSFSRSHRCYRLLPPKLENQTYRTRHMCPLRCSAEDDRVRESTNKAPSPVAIAEEKNENHGNENASPSPDISEEEKEEEEKKSKQQENDWKTDEEFKKFMGNPSIEAAIKLEKTRTDRKLKELNRESNSENPIIGIFNSLARETLTREKERLEKAEETFKALDLNKLKSCFGFDTFFATDVRRFGDGGIFIGNLRKPIDEVTPKLEAKLSEAAERDVVVWFMEERSNEITKQVCMVQPKAEIDLQFESTRLSTPWGYISAIALCVSTFGTIALMSGFFLKPDATFDDYIANVVPLFGGFLSILGVSEIATRITAARHGVKLSPSFLVPSNWTGCLGVMNNYESLLPNKKALFDIPVARTASAYLTSLLLAAAAFISDGSFNGGDNALYIRPQFFDNNPLLSFIQFVIGPYADDLGNVLPNAVEGVGVPVDPLAFAGLLGMVVTSLNLLPCGRLEGGRIAQAMFGRSTAAILSFTTSLLLGIGGLSGSVLCLAWGLFATFFRGGEETPAKDEITPLGDDRFAWGIVLGLICFLTLFPNSGGTFSTSFFNGPFFRGDDF